The Mangrovibacillus cuniculi sequence TCTAATTCATCTTCAATTTGCAAAGAGTGCCACCCACCCATTGCTTCTATCTTTTTAATGACAGCAGCAGCCTCTTCTAATTCACACCAATCTGAGAAAAAAGGCATCGGCGCTAAATTTTGTACTTTTATAGTAGCTGATATTCTTACTTTCATGTTATTGTCACCATCCTTAATGAGCAGTATAATAGACAAGTTGATTTTATCACCGCGGTTCGTAATATCCCGCGAAATCAAAACTATTGTAGGAGTTGTATATATTGTTTAATGAGTGGTTTGGTTTTATTTTTATTTTAGTGAATTTTATTTTTGTGTTGGCAATTTATCGTTTCTTCGGAAAGATCGGTTTATTTGTTTGGATTGGTGCTTCTACCATTCTTGCGAATCTACAAGTAATTAAGACAGTTGAAATTTTTGGTTTAACTGCGACTTTAGGGAATGCCATGTATGGAACGGCGTTTTTGGTAACAGACATATTGAACGAGCGCTATGGTAAAGAAGAAGCACGTAAAGCGGTTTGGTTAGGTTTCTTTACCTTATTAGTTATGACTATTATTATGCAAATGGTTTTATTGTTCGAACCACATCCCGATGATTTTGCCCAGGAGTCCCTTGCTACTATTTTTGGTTTCTTACCAAGAATTGCTTTAGGATCACTTGCCGCATACTTATTAAGTCAATTACTTGATGTGTATATTTTCCAAGCTTTACGAAAAAAATTCCCAAAAGACAATCAATTCTGGATCCGAAATAATGGTTCCACCCTAATTAGTCAGTTCTTTGACACATTATTATTTACGTCTATTGCTTTCTTAGGTGTCTATGAATGGAATATTTGGGTGCAAATATTTATTACAACTTACTTGCTAAAAGTGGTAGTTTCTATTTTAGATACACCGTTTGGATATATAGCAAAGCGATTTCCAAAATAAAAGTTTTCATTTTCATCTACTCTGTACAAATTGGAGGTACCTATGATTGAAGTATACATCGATGGTGCAAGTGCTGGTAATCCTGGTCCCAGTGGTATTGGCATATTAATCAAAGGTAACGGCATTCATAAAAGGATCTCTCAACCGATCGGTGAAATGAATAACCATATGGCAGAGTATCAGGCTTTTTTATACGCCATTCGTTATTGTAAACAACAAGAGTATACCATGGTGTCTTTCCGATCTGACTCACAAGCAGTTGTTAGTGCCGTTGAGAAAGGCTTTGCAAAAAAGAGTACAAAGAGATACTTGACGAGATTATGTTAGAGTTATCTTCATCTCCTCTATATTTTATCAAATGGATTCCTAGTAAAGAAAATGGTGTTGCAGATCAATTAGCTAGAGAAGGAATCAATTTGAAATAAGTATATGACCATTATACAGAAAGAGCTGTTCTTGATTATCTTCGGATAACCTTTAAGAACAGCTCTCTTTTATGAAATTTTATAATTAGTCTCTCGTTCAAATACTTGGATAGCTTGCATCCTTGTTTGGACACCCATTGATTGAAATAAATCTAATAAAGATAAGTAATAGCTGCTATCAAAAGAGTAGTGAGACTTTATGGTTGCCTCAATTGCCGCAATAATTACTTCTTCAGGTAAATTAGAGGATTGTTTTCCGAAATAGATAAACCCCACAGCATCTTCTCTAAAGGAAAATCCTCTATCCACCAGTCGTTGCAAATAATAATCCAACGTCATGTAACTAAGCCCCTTACTTATCATTAGTTAAATGAAATACACAAAAACTTAAAAGACTTCCAAGTAATGCTCCCCCAATTACTTCTTCTGGTTTATGACCCAACATTTCTTTTAGTTTTGGTGGTCTTTGTTCAAATTCTACTTCTTCGTGCTGGTCCACTTTATGAACCAATTCATCTAGATTATTAACACGTAATGTTAGCTCTCCCGTTTGTCTTCGAATACCTTGAGCATCGTACATAACGATAATTCCAAATACAAAGGCTAGTGCAAAGTCAAACGTTGAGACTCCTCTCTCTAAGCCAATATATGTGGTTAATGCTGATACTCCAGCTGAATGTGAACTTGGCATACCACCAGTTTGAAAAAATAATTCTGGTTTCCATTCTTCAGACGCTACATAGTGAATAGGAATTTTACTTGCTTGTGCTAAAGTTATTGCTCCAAGCGCCGTCAAAATACCTCGATTCATTTTTCATCACCTCTATGTTATCGTATCCAAACAGTACGAAAACATAAGGTGAAAGTCTTTATGCAATAAACGATTTAGTAACCAGATACCTTTTTACAGCACCCATTCCATGGTGATCAAGGAACTCCCAGTTCATGGAAGTAGATTCAGGCGTTTTACCATCAGATTGTTGGAAAGATAGTGGTACTTCGCAATGAATAGCAGCCAATTTTTTAGATAAGTGTAAATCATCTAAATGCGTATTAATTTTAGTTTGTTGCGTTTTTGTTAAGGAGGAAATGTTTTCTAGTAGACTTTCCACAGAACCAAATTGTTGAATCCATTTTAGTGCGGTCTTTTCTCCAACACCTTTAACTCCTGGATACCCATCAGATGGGTCACCCATTAATCCTTTCACGTCAATTAATTGGTTTGGGTTAATTCCATATTCATCTTTAAAAGAATCTACAGTCCATTTAGCGTAATTTCCATATCCCTTTTGCAATAACCATACTTCATGGTTCACATCGAGCAGTTGTAATAAATCTTTATCTCCTGACAAAACTACAACATTTTCGTCTTTTAATTGCTTCATAATGGTTCCAATACAATCATCTGCTTCATAGTTTACAACACCAACAGAATGAAATCCTAATTCATCTGTTATCTCTCTCACTAAGCCAAACTGTGGTTCCATTTCCACAGGAGGAGCTGATCGATTTGCTTTATAAGCTGCGTACTCTTCCGTTCTAAATGTTGTACTTCCCATGTCCCAACAGATAATTGTATGTGTTGGCGTTACCTCATCCATAGCATGCCATAAATGTTTTAAAAAACCTTGTACAGCATTCGTTGGAACACCATGTTGATTAATCATAAATTGTCCAGTTAAACTTGTTGCATAAAAAGAACGAAATAATAATGCCATACCATCTACTAATAAATACTTGTTTCTCATAAACCCTCCTACGTTGCCATCTTTTTTATCACTTCTAAAAGCTGTGTATAAGATATTGTCTTCTGATCTTGTTTCGATACCATGAATTGATCATTTATATCTATTTTCAATACGTCTATCCATTCTTGATGGGATGTTTCCCATTGTCTACTATACCAGTTGTAGAGCTGATTTTCCCACCATTCAAGTTGATTCCTAACTTGTTTCGAGCCAATAGTTTGAAGTTCGTCCAACATCTTTTCTTTTTCTCCTTTAACAAAAAAAGACTGTGCGGAACGAAAATGACGTAATGCTGGTTGGAGTTCTTGTTTATTCCACCAGGAAGAATCTGCGAAAACCTCTGGAGACTCCCACTCCTTCTTGCCATTCCAAGTATAGGTGTACCAAGGGATTGTTGAGTGTAATTCCATTTTCATCTGATCTTTTACTTGTTGATCACTTCGCTTAATCTGTTTTTCCACACGAAGAATTGTTGCTCTAATTTCTTCTTCTAAAAGGAAGCTAATACTAGTAATCCATTCTTCTAAAGCTTCTTGAAGTAACGCCTTATCTCTCACCTTTAATGCAGCAGGATTAAAAGACTCTTTAAAATAGTCATTCATTGCAAGAGAAATTCTTTGATGAACATAATGAAGTAGTTCATGAAGTTCTCTCTTGACACTTGCTCCATAAGAAACTTCCATTTCATTTAACATATTTACTGTTTCTTGCATGTTGCTCTCACGTTCTATAAATGCGTTCTGTTTCTCTTCCTTACTTTTATTACTCCATTCCTGCTCTATTAAGGTCAGTCTTTCTGCTTCTCTAACTAAACTAACGAGCGCTCGTTCATATACACTAGCTAAATCATTTTGAATGAAATCAGTCAATATTCCCTTT is a genomic window containing:
- a CDS encoding DUF6123 family protein, which gives rise to MTLDYYLQRLVDRGFSFREDAVGFIYFGKQSSNLPEEVIIAAIEATIKSHYSFDSSYYLSLLDLFQSMGVQTRMQAIQVFERETNYKIS
- a CDS encoding queuosine precursor transporter; this translates as MFNEWFGFIFILVNFIFVLAIYRFFGKIGLFVWIGASTILANLQVIKTVEIFGLTATLGNAMYGTAFLVTDILNERYGKEEARKAVWLGFFTLLVMTIIMQMVLLFEPHPDDFAQESLATIFGFLPRIALGSLAAYLLSQLLDVYIFQALRKKFPKDNQFWIRNNGSTLISQFFDTLLFTSIAFLGVYEWNIWVQIFITTYLLKVVVSILDTPFGYIAKRFPK
- a CDS encoding 5'-3' exonuclease produces the protein MRNKYLLVDGMALLFRSFYATSLTGQFMINQHGVPTNAVQGFLKHLWHAMDEVTPTHTIICWDMGSTTFRTEEYAAYKANRSAPPVEMEPQFGLVREITDELGFHSVGVVNYEADDCIGTIMKQLKDENVVVLSGDKDLLQLLDVNHEVWLLQKGYGNYAKWTVDSFKDEYGINPNQLIDVKGLMGDPSDGYPGVKGVGEKTALKWIQQFGSVESLLENISSLTKTQQTKINTHLDDLHLSKKLAAIHCEVPLSFQQSDGKTPESTSMNWEFLDHHGMGAVKRYLVTKSFIA
- a CDS encoding divergent PAP2 family protein, with the translated sequence MNRGILTALGAITLAQASKIPIHYVASEEWKPELFFQTGGMPSSHSAGVSALTTYIGLERGVSTFDFALAFVFGIIVMYDAQGIRRQTGELTLRVNNLDELVHKVDQHEEVEFEQRPPKLKEMLGHKPEEVIGGALLGSLLSFCVFHLTNDK